A stretch of the Bradyrhizobium sp. CCBAU 53351 genome encodes the following:
- a CDS encoding YciI family protein: MSTEHRFLAIYLGSMSGEKMKAWHAMPKAERKAKEREGMAAWHGWVEKHKDVIVELGGPLGKTRRIDGRGISEISNALTGFTVVRAASQEEAAKLFENHPHFAIFPGEAIEVMPVLPIPQM, from the coding sequence ATGAGCACCGAACACAGATTCCTCGCCATTTACCTCGGCAGCATGAGTGGCGAGAAGATGAAGGCCTGGCATGCGATGCCCAAGGCGGAACGGAAGGCAAAGGAGCGCGAGGGCATGGCCGCTTGGCACGGCTGGGTCGAGAAGCACAAGGATGTCATCGTCGAGCTGGGGGGCCCGCTCGGCAAGACCCGCAGGATCGACGGCCGCGGCATCTCCGAGATCAGCAATGCGCTGACCGGCTTCACGGTGGTACGCGCCGCCTCGCAGGAGGAAGCCGCAAAACTGTTCGAGAACCATCCGCATTTTGCGATCTTCCCGGGCGAGGCGATCGAAGTCATGCCCGTGCTGCCGATTCCGCAGATGTAG
- a CDS encoding YciI family protein: MRFMMLMIPLGYETAPPDVQLDPERVAAMMRYNEALKDAGVLITLDGLHPPSMGARVSFATGEPIVTDGPFAEAKEVLGGYWMIEVASRAEAIAWARRCPASPNEIIEIRQVQEMADFPPDVQAAAAGFGDLKT; this comes from the coding sequence ATGCGATTCATGATGCTGATGATCCCGCTCGGTTACGAGACCGCGCCGCCGGACGTGCAGCTCGATCCCGAGCGGGTCGCGGCGATGATGCGCTACAATGAGGCGCTGAAGGACGCCGGCGTGTTGATCACGCTCGACGGTCTGCATCCGCCGTCGATGGGCGCGCGGGTTTCGTTTGCGACCGGCGAGCCCATTGTCACCGACGGCCCGTTCGCCGAGGCCAAGGAAGTCCTCGGCGGGTATTGGATGATCGAGGTGGCCTCGCGGGCCGAGGCGATCGCCTGGGCAAGGCGGTGTCCGGCCTCGCCGAACGAAATCATCGAGATCCGGCAGGTGCAGGAGATGGCCGACTTTCCGCCTGACGTGCAGGCCGCTGCCGCCGGTTTTGGCGACCTGAAGACATAG
- a CDS encoding nuclear transport factor 2 family protein — protein sequence MPDVHERLIRDLFAAYLANDRPRVADALADDFRFTSPFDDDLDKATYFERCWGDSGWIARHDIERIFVRGEEAFVTYLCLATDGRSFRNTEFFTFAAGKVRRIEVYFGAARKDGRFLPQPR from the coding sequence ATGCCCGACGTCCATGAACGCCTGATCCGAGACCTCTTCGCCGCCTATCTCGCCAACGACCGGCCGCGGGTTGCCGACGCGTTGGCCGACGATTTCCGCTTCACCAGCCCGTTTGACGACGACCTCGACAAGGCGACCTATTTCGAGCGCTGCTGGGGCGACAGCGGCTGGATCGCGCGCCATGACATCGAGCGCATCTTCGTCCGGGGCGAGGAGGCCTTCGTTACTTATCTCTGCCTTGCGACGGATGGCCGGAGTTTTCGCAACACGGAGTTCTTCACCTTCGCGGCCGGCAAGGTCCGGCGCATTGAGGTCTATTTCGGCGCAGCCCGAAAGGACGGTCGGTTTTTGCCGCAGCCGCGCTGA
- a CDS encoding PAS domain-containing methyl-accepting chemotaxis protein, whose product MFNFQSKKIRHAIAEVEALDRSQAVIEFGLDGTILDANENLLKISGYTLAEIKGKHHSIFVSPAERDSARYRDFWASLNRGEFQTTQYKRFGKGGKEVWIHASYAPLRDENGKVISFIKFATDITAYKIKTMEDSGKIAAINRAQAVIEFNMDGTIVTANENFLAAMGYSLDEIKGKHHSMFVTPEDRASAAYAAFWAKLNRGEFEAAEYKRLGKGGKEIWIIATYNPILDEAGKPFKVVKFATDVTAQKMKAADNDGQLAAIQKSQAVIEFNMDGTIRTANENFLKAMGYALAEIKGQHHAMFVEPNEKNSAAYRQFWETLNRGEYQAAEYKRIAKGGREIWIQASYNPIFDLNGKPYKVVKYATDITAQAIGRKKADNARGLIEAVAAGSEQMSASIREISETMAKSRETSKVATTRVESADTQAQKLATAAHAMSGIVDMISGITSQINLLALNATIESARAGEAGRGFAVVASEVKNLAGQAKRATDTITSEIDALNTISGDVASSLSAIKVAIAGVNEFIASTAAAVEEQSIVTSDMSANMQRASAELS is encoded by the coding sequence GTGTTTAATTTCCAGAGCAAGAAGATCAGACATGCGATCGCGGAGGTCGAGGCACTCGACCGGTCACAGGCCGTGATCGAATTCGGTCTCGACGGCACCATCCTCGATGCCAATGAGAACCTGCTCAAGATCAGCGGCTACACGCTGGCCGAGATCAAGGGCAAGCATCACAGCATCTTCGTCAGCCCGGCCGAGCGCGACAGCGCGCGCTACCGCGACTTCTGGGCCAGCCTGAACCGCGGCGAATTCCAGACCACGCAATACAAGCGTTTCGGCAAGGGCGGCAAGGAGGTCTGGATCCACGCCTCCTATGCGCCGCTGCGCGACGAGAACGGCAAGGTCATTAGCTTCATCAAGTTCGCCACCGACATCACGGCGTACAAGATCAAGACCATGGAGGATTCCGGCAAGATCGCCGCGATCAATCGCGCCCAGGCCGTGATCGAGTTCAACATGGACGGCACCATCGTCACCGCCAACGAGAATTTCCTTGCCGCGATGGGCTACTCGCTCGACGAGATCAAGGGCAAGCATCACAGCATGTTCGTGACGCCCGAGGACCGCGCGAGTGCGGCCTATGCCGCGTTCTGGGCCAAGCTGAACCGCGGCGAGTTCGAGGCGGCCGAATACAAGCGGCTGGGCAAGGGCGGCAAGGAGATCTGGATCATCGCCACCTACAATCCGATCCTCGACGAAGCCGGCAAGCCGTTCAAGGTTGTGAAGTTCGCGACCGACGTCACCGCGCAGAAGATGAAGGCGGCCGACAATGACGGCCAGCTCGCCGCAATTCAGAAATCGCAAGCGGTGATCGAGTTCAACATGGACGGCACGATCCGCACCGCCAACGAGAACTTCCTGAAGGCGATGGGCTATGCGCTGGCCGAGATCAAGGGCCAGCACCACGCGATGTTCGTCGAGCCGAACGAGAAGAACTCGGCCGCCTACCGCCAGTTCTGGGAGACGCTCAACCGCGGCGAATACCAGGCCGCCGAATACAAGCGGATCGCAAAGGGCGGCCGCGAGATCTGGATCCAGGCGTCATACAATCCGATCTTCGACCTCAACGGCAAGCCCTACAAGGTGGTGAAATACGCCACCGACATCACCGCGCAGGCGATCGGCCGCAAGAAGGCCGACAATGCCCGCGGACTGATCGAGGCGGTTGCCGCCGGCAGCGAGCAGATGAGCGCCTCGATCCGCGAAATCTCCGAGACCATGGCGAAGTCGCGGGAGACCTCCAAGGTCGCGACCACGAGGGTCGAATCCGCGGACACCCAGGCGCAGAAATTGGCCACGGCGGCGCACGCCATGAGCGGCATTGTCGACATGATTTCGGGCATCACCAGCCAGATCAACCTGCTCGCACTTAACGCCACGATCGAATCGGCGCGAGCGGGCGAAGCCGGGCGCGGCTTTGCGGTGGTCGCTTCCGAGGTGAAGAACCTCGCCGGCCAGGCCAAGCGCGCGACCGACACGATCACCTCCGAGATCGACGCGCTGAACACCATCTCCGGCGACGTTGCGAGCTCGCTCAGCGCGATCAAGGTTGCGATCGCCGGCGTCAACGAGTTCATCGCCTCCACCGCCGCCGCGGTCGAGGAGCAGAGCATCGTGACCTCCGACATGTCGGCCAACATGCAGCGCGCCTCGGCAGAGCTGTCATAG
- a CDS encoding SDR family NAD(P)-dependent oxidoreductase, which produces MPASPQKVALVTGAARGIGLATAKKFLAEGWRVGLLDIEGELLGRAVAGIDQNEVTLALTCDVSDAAAVSDAMTTIERRFGRLDALVNNAGIAVFAPLMETSETDWRRVLEVNLTGPFLCTKAAVPLMREGHGGAIVNITSISAVRASTLRSAYGTSKAGLAHLTKQLAVELASLNIRVNAVAPGPVDTAMAKQVHTKEIRADYHDAIPLNRYGLEEELAEAIYFLCSANASYITGQILAVDGGFDAAGIGLPTLRGQRRNG; this is translated from the coding sequence ATGCCCGCCTCCCCGCAAAAAGTCGCCCTCGTCACCGGAGCCGCGCGTGGCATCGGACTTGCGACCGCGAAGAAGTTCCTGGCCGAGGGCTGGCGTGTGGGGCTGCTCGACATCGAGGGCGAGTTGCTCGGCCGGGCGGTCGCCGGGATCGACCAAAACGAGGTGACGCTGGCGCTGACCTGCGACGTCTCCGACGCAGCTGCCGTGAGCGATGCTATGACGACGATCGAGCGCCGGTTCGGCCGGTTGGATGCGCTGGTCAACAATGCCGGCATTGCCGTGTTCGCACCGCTGATGGAGACATCCGAGACCGATTGGCGCCGCGTGCTCGAGGTCAATCTCACCGGCCCCTTCCTCTGCACCAAGGCGGCCGTGCCCTTGATGCGCGAGGGCCATGGCGGCGCCATCGTCAACATCACCTCGATCTCGGCGGTGCGCGCCTCGACGCTGCGCTCGGCCTACGGCACCAGCAAGGCCGGTCTCGCGCATTTGACCAAGCAGCTCGCGGTCGAGCTCGCCTCGCTCAACATCCGCGTCAACGCGGTCGCGCCGGGGCCGGTCGACACCGCGATGGCCAAGCAGGTGCACACCAAGGAGATCCGCGCGGACTATCACGACGCCATCCCGCTCAACCGTTACGGCCTGGAGGAGGAGCTCGCGGAAGCGATCTACTTCCTGTGCTCGGCAAATGCGAGCTACATCACCGGACAAATTTTGGCCGTTGATGGTGGCTTCGATGCGGCCGGGATCGGCCTGCCGACGCTGCGCGGTCAAAGGCGGAACGGGTAG
- a CDS encoding VOC family protein, whose product MLNAYLFYQDNCEAAFSFYAKVLGGKIDAMMRASEAPPDMPAAPGREKTIMHARMSLPDGSMLMASDAPPEHFHKPQGFSISLTVKDPADGERKFNALADGGSVTMPFSKTFWAKGFGMCVDKFGIPWMVNCPAEGM is encoded by the coding sequence ATGCTCAATGCCTATCTGTTCTATCAGGACAATTGCGAAGCCGCGTTCAGCTTCTACGCCAAGGTTCTCGGCGGCAAGATCGATGCGATGATGCGCGCCTCGGAGGCGCCGCCGGACATGCCCGCCGCGCCCGGCCGCGAAAAGACGATCATGCATGCGCGGATGTCGCTGCCCGACGGCAGCATGCTGATGGCCTCCGACGCTCCGCCGGAGCATTTTCACAAGCCGCAGGGCTTCTCGATTTCGCTCACGGTCAAGGATCCCGCCGATGGCGAGCGCAAGTTCAACGCGCTCGCCGACGGTGGCAGCGTCACCATGCCGTTCAGCAAGACCTTCTGGGCGAAGGGCTTCGGCATGTGCGTCGACAAGTTCGGCATTCCCTGGATGGTGAATTGTCCGGCGGAAGGCATGTGA
- a CDS encoding SRPBCC family protein — MLKAIAIIAIVLAVGIAGVLVFALTKPDTFRVERSLAVKAPAGAIYPQVADFHRWTDWSPYENRDPAMKRSFGGSKEGKGATYAWDGNNNVGAGRMEILEANGPSKLRIKLDFERPFEGHNTAEFTFVPQGDATLVTWAMYGPAPFMSKIMQVFINMDSMIGQDFEAGLVSLKKLAEKQ, encoded by the coding sequence ATGCTGAAAGCCATTGCCATCATCGCCATCGTGCTCGCGGTCGGAATCGCGGGCGTCCTCGTCTTCGCATTGACGAAACCCGACACCTTCCGGGTCGAGCGCAGCCTCGCGGTGAAGGCGCCGGCGGGTGCGATCTACCCGCAGGTTGCCGATTTCCACCGCTGGACCGATTGGTCCCCCTATGAGAACCGCGATCCCGCCATGAAGCGCAGCTTCGGTGGATCCAAGGAGGGCAAGGGCGCGACCTATGCCTGGGACGGCAACAACAATGTCGGCGCCGGCCGTATGGAGATCCTCGAGGCGAACGGGCCGTCCAAGCTTCGCATCAAGCTCGATTTCGAACGGCCTTTCGAAGGTCACAACACCGCCGAGTTCACCTTTGTGCCGCAAGGCGATGCCACTCTGGTCACATGGGCGATGTACGGTCCGGCTCCGTTCATGTCCAAGATCATGCAGGTGTTCATCAACATGGACAGCATGATCGGCCAGGATTTCGAGGCCGGTCTCGTCAGTCTCAAGAAGCTGGCCGAGAAACAATAA
- a CDS encoding RNA polymerase sigma factor, which translates to MSEADTAWIETALTSARPQAVGALLRYFRDLDTAEEAFQNACLRALKTWPQNGPPRDPAAWLIMVGRNVAIDEVRRTRRQQPLPEDDQAISDLDDAEGALAERLDGSHYRDDILRLMFICCHPQLPATQQIALALRIVSGLTVKQIARAFLVSDAAMEQRITRAKAKVAEAGTPFEAPGAVERSERLAGVAAMIYLIFNEGYSASGDTAEIRKPLCEEAIRLARLLLRLFPSEPEIMGLTALILLQHARSAARFAADGSLILLDDQDRSLWNGTMIAEGLALIDKAMRHRRSGPYQIQAAIAALHARASAPDETDWAQIDLLYGALEVVQPSPVVTLNRAVAVSKVRGPQAALDLIEPLAPKLANYFHFYGVRGAFLMQLGRNDEARIAFDRAIALANTSAEAAHIRMHLDRLIRDSQPKAKETVKAK; encoded by the coding sequence GTGAGCGAAGCCGACACCGCCTGGATCGAGACTGCGCTGACCTCGGCGCGCCCCCAGGCGGTCGGCGCGCTGCTGCGCTATTTCCGCGACCTCGACACGGCCGAGGAGGCCTTCCAGAACGCGTGCCTGCGCGCGTTGAAGACCTGGCCGCAGAATGGGCCGCCGCGCGATCCTGCCGCCTGGCTGATCATGGTCGGCCGCAACGTCGCCATCGACGAGGTGCGGCGCACGCGCAGGCAGCAGCCGCTCCCTGAGGACGACCAGGCGATCTCCGATCTCGACGACGCCGAGGGTGCGCTCGCGGAGCGGCTCGACGGCTCGCACTACCGCGACGACATCTTGCGGCTGATGTTCATCTGCTGCCATCCGCAATTGCCGGCGACGCAGCAGATCGCGCTGGCGTTGCGCATCGTCTCGGGCCTGACCGTGAAGCAGATCGCGCGCGCCTTCCTGGTCTCGGACGCGGCGATGGAGCAGCGTATCACCCGTGCCAAGGCGAAGGTCGCCGAGGCGGGGACGCCGTTCGAAGCGCCCGGCGCGGTCGAGCGCTCCGAGCGGCTCGCCGGTGTCGCGGCGATGATCTATCTGATCTTCAACGAGGGCTATTCGGCGAGCGGCGACACCGCGGAGATCCGCAAACCGCTCTGCGAGGAGGCGATCCGGCTGGCACGGCTGCTGCTGCGGCTGTTTCCGAGCGAGCCGGAGATCATGGGGCTCACCGCGCTCATCTTGTTGCAGCATGCACGCAGCGCCGCGCGCTTTGCCGCGGACGGCTCGCTGATCCTGCTGGACGATCAGGACCGTTCACTGTGGAACGGGACCATGATCGCGGAGGGGCTTGCCTTGATCGACAAGGCGATGCGCCATCGCCGCAGCGGGCCGTACCAGATCCAGGCTGCGATCGCCGCGCTGCATGCCCGCGCGTCCGCACCGGACGAGACCGACTGGGCGCAGATCGACCTGCTGTACGGCGCGCTCGAGGTCGTGCAGCCCTCGCCGGTGGTGACGCTCAACCGCGCAGTCGCGGTCTCCAAGGTGCGAGGGCCGCAAGCCGCGCTCGATTTGATCGAACCGCTGGCCCCCAAGCTCGCCAATTACTTCCATTTCTACGGCGTCCGCGGCGCCTTCCTGATGCAGCTCGGCCGCAACGACGAAGCCCGCATCGCCTTCGACCGCGCCATTGCCCTCGCCAACACATCCGCGGAAGCCGCCCATATCCGCATGCATCTCGATCGCCTGATCCGGGACAGCCAGCCGAAGGCAAAGGAAACTGTGAAGGCGAAATAG
- a CDS encoding YciI family protein — translation MLYAILCYHDEDFVGSWSKEQDEAVMKKLAVVQEKLTQQGRLGPVARLLPTTAAATLRKEDPPLVLDGPYAETKEQLLGFYIVDCKNLDEALDVARDLGAVNPGGAYEVRPVGVFRPGGLST, via the coding sequence ATGCTTTATGCCATCCTTTGCTATCACGATGAGGACTTCGTCGGCTCCTGGAGCAAGGAGCAGGACGAGGCCGTGATGAAGAAGCTCGCCGTGGTGCAGGAGAAGCTCACCCAACAAGGCCGGCTCGGCCCGGTGGCGCGGCTGTTGCCGACCACGGCGGCGGCGACCTTGCGCAAGGAAGACCCGCCGCTGGTGCTCGACGGTCCCTATGCCGAGACCAAGGAGCAGCTGCTCGGCTTCTACATCGTCGACTGCAAGAATCTCGACGAGGCCCTCGACGTCGCCCGCGATCTCGGCGCCGTCAATCCGGGCGGCGCCTACGAGGTGCGTCCCGTCGGCGTGTTCAGGCCGGGAGGACTTTCGACGTGA
- a CDS encoding glyoxylate/hydroxypyruvate reductase A produces the protein MTMGTLAVLINSTQQNWSPERWKARFDAVCGDRRVVLLPDGGLNPAEVHYAAVWKPVPGALGAFPNLRAIFNLGAGVDALMADKSLPDVPLVRVAVPDLTNRMTEYVVLHVLMHHRQEPYLRASQRARRWEPKYQWPASAVTVGIMGLGTLGADAADVLRRLGFRVAGWSRSPRTIAGVECFHGTAGMDAFLRKTDILVCLLPLTPDTHGILNRDVFAKLNRNSPLGAPVLINAGRGGLQNEADILACLDDGTLGAASLDVFVQEPQPPDSRFWTHPKVVLTPHNAADTDADAISAYVAEQIARFEAGGALDNVVDRTRGY, from the coding sequence ATGACCATGGGCACCCTGGCCGTCCTGATCAACAGCACGCAGCAGAACTGGTCGCCGGAGCGCTGGAAGGCCCGGTTCGACGCCGTCTGCGGCGACCGTCGCGTGGTGCTGCTGCCGGATGGCGGGCTCAACCCGGCCGAGGTGCACTATGCCGCGGTGTGGAAGCCGGTGCCGGGCGCTCTCGGCGCGTTTCCCAATCTGCGGGCCATCTTCAATCTGGGCGCCGGCGTCGATGCGCTGATGGCGGACAAGAGCCTGCCTGACGTGCCGCTGGTCCGCGTCGCCGTGCCAGATCTCACCAACCGCATGACCGAATATGTCGTGCTGCACGTGCTGATGCACCACCGCCAGGAGCCCTATTTGCGGGCTTCGCAGCGCGCGAGGCGCTGGGAGCCGAAATATCAGTGGCCGGCCAGCGCGGTCACGGTCGGGATCATGGGCCTCGGCACGCTCGGCGCCGATGCCGCCGACGTGCTACGCCGGCTCGGCTTCCGTGTCGCCGGCTGGAGCCGCAGCCCCCGCACCATCGCGGGCGTCGAATGCTTCCATGGTACTGCAGGCATGGACGCGTTCCTGCGCAAGACCGACATCCTGGTCTGCCTTCTGCCGCTGACGCCTGATACGCACGGCATCCTCAACCGCGACGTTTTCGCAAAGCTCAACCGCAACAGCCCGCTCGGCGCACCCGTGCTGATCAATGCCGGCCGCGGCGGCCTGCAGAACGAGGCCGATATCCTGGCCTGCCTCGACGACGGCACGCTGGGCGCCGCCTCGCTCGACGTCTTCGTGCAGGAGCCGCAGCCGCCGGACAGCCGGTTCTGGACCCACCCAAAGGTGGTGCTGACACCGCACAACGCAGCCGACACCGATGCGGACGCGATCTCGGCCTATGTCGCCGAGCAGATCGCGCGGTTCGAGGCTGGCGGCGCGTTGGACAACGTGGTGGACCGGACGCGGGGGTATTAG
- a CDS encoding methyl-accepting chemotaxis protein encodes MRASLGLRMRITVALAVTAAATALFAVLGAMWIIAGIIDRADQRELRSHYDALLSRIAEESHRAAAMSTVVAAMPATQDAMAKQDRNALTALFGPVFAATKSEYGVEQFQFHTAPATSFLRVHQPAKFGDDLSGFRKTVLVANQEHKVVVGLEGGVAGLGIRGVVPIAQGSKQLGTVEFGLTFGQSFLDDFKANRHVDIAFHLADGSAFKLFGGTLKGKSFFDAADYGRATAGDFTVRQAKLDNIPVAALLGPVKDFSGKPLGAVELVMDNADYVASADRAWLLAFGIAALGLVLAAIVGYLIARSISRPILAITSVMRELADGRIDVAVPASKANDEVGAMVKAVTVFRDNAVRFNELQAEQLEAKAKSEAEKRRAFAALADNFEASIRDVVTTVSSAAVEMEHTARSMSAIVEQSRQQTRAVSSASTLASENVQTVAAAAEELSSSMTEISRRLAHATEVVGKAANDGRQSNARVQSLAEAAQKIGDVVSFINGIAGQTNLLALNATIEAARAGEAGRGFAVVASEVKALATQTAKATEEIGAQVTAVQGETSGAVDGIQSICATIQQVDEISAAIAAAVGQQGTATQEIAQNVQQAAARTGEVSQNIAGVTDGIAATGTAAEEVLGSAVELSKQSQRLRDEVDRFLGQIRAA; translated from the coding sequence ATGCGCGCGAGCCTCGGCCTCAGGATGCGGATCACGGTTGCCCTCGCGGTGACGGCGGCGGCGACGGCCCTGTTTGCCGTGCTCGGGGCGATGTGGATCATCGCCGGGATCATCGACCGCGCCGATCAGCGCGAGCTGCGCAGCCATTATGATGCCCTGCTGTCGCGGATCGCGGAGGAGTCGCACCGCGCGGCCGCCATGAGCACGGTCGTAGCCGCGATGCCGGCGACGCAGGATGCAATGGCCAAACAGGACCGCAACGCCCTGACCGCCCTGTTCGGGCCGGTCTTTGCCGCGACCAAATCGGAATACGGTGTCGAGCAGTTCCAGTTCCATACGGCGCCGGCGACCTCTTTCCTGCGCGTGCACCAGCCCGCGAAATTCGGCGACGACCTCTCCGGCTTCCGCAAGACCGTTCTGGTCGCCAACCAGGAGCACAAGGTCGTCGTCGGCCTCGAAGGCGGCGTCGCCGGGCTCGGCATCCGGGGCGTGGTGCCGATCGCGCAAGGGAGCAAGCAACTCGGCACCGTCGAATTCGGCCTGACCTTCGGCCAGTCCTTCCTCGACGATTTCAAGGCGAACCGCCACGTCGACATCGCCTTCCATCTGGCCGACGGCTCGGCCTTCAAGCTGTTCGGCGGCACGCTGAAGGGCAAGAGCTTCTTCGACGCGGCTGATTACGGCCGCGCCACCGCCGGCGACTTCACCGTGAGGCAGGCCAAGCTCGACAACATTCCGGTCGCCGCGCTGCTCGGACCGGTCAAGGATTTCTCCGGAAAGCCGCTCGGCGCCGTCGAGCTGGTGATGGACAATGCCGATTACGTAGCCTCGGCCGACCGCGCCTGGCTGCTTGCCTTCGGCATCGCCGCGCTCGGCCTCGTGCTAGCCGCGATCGTCGGCTATCTCATTGCCCGCAGCATCTCGCGTCCGATCCTCGCCATCACGTCCGTCATGCGCGAGCTTGCGGACGGGCGCATCGACGTCGCCGTTCCCGCCAGCAAGGCGAATGACGAGGTCGGTGCGATGGTGAAGGCGGTCACGGTGTTCCGCGACAATGCCGTGAGATTCAACGAGCTCCAGGCCGAGCAGCTGGAAGCCAAGGCGAAGTCGGAGGCGGAGAAGCGGCGCGCCTTCGCCGCGCTTGCCGACAATTTCGAGGCCAGCATCCGCGACGTCGTCACCACGGTGTCCTCGGCCGCGGTCGAGATGGAGCATACGGCCCGCTCGATGTCGGCCATCGTCGAGCAGTCCAGGCAGCAGACGCGCGCGGTGTCGTCGGCCTCGACACTGGCCTCGGAGAACGTGCAGACCGTCGCCGCAGCGGCGGAGGAACTGTCCTCGTCGATGACCGAGATCAGCCGCCGCCTCGCCCACGCGACCGAGGTGGTCGGCAAGGCCGCCAACGACGGACGGCAGTCGAATGCACGCGTGCAGAGCCTGGCGGAAGCCGCACAGAAGATCGGCGACGTCGTCTCCTTCATCAACGGCATCGCCGGCCAGACCAACCTGCTCGCGCTGAACGCGACCATCGAAGCGGCGCGTGCGGGCGAAGCCGGCCGCGGCTTTGCCGTGGTCGCTTCCGAGGTCAAGGCGCTGGCAACGCAGACGGCGAAGGCGACCGAGGAGATCGGCGCACAGGTCACGGCCGTGCAGGGCGAGACGTCAGGCGCGGTCGACGGCATCCAGTCGATCTGCGCGACGATCCAGCAGGTCGACGAAATCTCCGCCGCGATTGCGGCTGCCGTCGGCCAGCAGGGCACGGCGACACAGGAGATCGCACAGAACGTCCAACAGGCCGCCGCCCGCACCGGCGAGGTCTCGCAAAACATCGCGGGCGTCACCGACGGCATCGCCGCCACCGGCACGGCGGCGGAGGAAGTGCTGGGTTCGGCGGTCGAGCTGTCGAAACAGTCGCAACGGCTGCGCGACGAGGTGGATCGCTTCCTCGGGCAGATCCGCGCGGCGTAG
- a CDS encoding TetR/AcrR family transcriptional regulator: MVQKSKPPTAANEPKRRGRPRAYEPEVALGKALDLFRRQGFAATSLDDLSQATGMNRPSLYGAFGDKRELYIKSYQRYREEARASMAAIFREEMPVRQRLERIFASALSIYLSGETGPRGCFTVVTAASEAVGDPEIRAMVLDGLTELDKAFASCFRRAKEKGELPESADPLVLAQIASATVHTIAIRSRARVPRNELEAIVKGAIDVMVGAKE; this comes from the coding sequence ATGGTACAAAAATCGAAGCCGCCAACTGCTGCCAATGAGCCCAAGCGCCGCGGTCGGCCGCGCGCTTACGAGCCGGAGGTCGCGCTCGGCAAGGCGCTCGACCTGTTCCGCAGGCAGGGCTTTGCCGCGACCTCGCTCGACGACCTCAGCCAGGCCACCGGCATGAACCGCCCGAGCCTCTATGGCGCCTTCGGTGACAAGCGGGAGCTCTACATCAAGAGCTATCAGCGCTACCGCGAGGAAGCGCGGGCCTCCATGGCTGCGATCTTTCGCGAGGAGATGCCGGTGCGCCAGCGGCTGGAGCGCATCTTCGCCTCCGCGCTGAGCATCTATCTGTCCGGCGAGACCGGTCCGCGCGGCTGCTTCACGGTGGTGACCGCGGCGTCGGAAGCCGTTGGTGATCCCGAGATCCGCGCCATGGTGCTCGACGGGCTCACCGAACTCGACAAGGCCTTTGCGAGCTGCTTCCGCCGCGCCAAGGAGAAGGGCGAGTTGCCGGAGAGCGCCGATCCGCTCGTGCTGGCTCAGATCGCGTCGGCCACCGTCCACACCATCGCCATCCGCTCGCGTGCCCGCGTTCCCCGCAACGAGCTGGAAGCAATCGTCAAGGGCGCCATCGATGTGATGGTGGGAGCCAAGGAGTAG
- a CDS encoding glutathione binding-like protein produces MDLYFSPLACSMATRVALYEAGAGANYLEVDPATKKVLSDGSDFRTVNPIGLVPTLRTDEGVVLTENAAILQYVADRFPQSGIGAAEGIDRTRLHQWLCFIGTELHKGLFIPVLDRKAPQETKAYALEKNLSRLDYLDNYLKGRDFLLDHFSVADAYLVTVINWTMATPPIELAKWPNVKAYYERLRQRPSVAKAIAEEFELYKAELARKKAAA; encoded by the coding sequence ATGGATCTCTATTTCTCGCCGCTCGCCTGTTCCATGGCGACCCGCGTCGCGCTGTATGAAGCCGGCGCCGGGGCGAATTATCTCGAAGTCGACCCGGCGACCAAGAAAGTGCTGAGCGACGGCTCCGACTTCCGCACCGTCAACCCGATTGGCCTGGTGCCGACGCTGCGCACCGACGAGGGCGTGGTCCTGACGGAGAATGCGGCGATCCTGCAATACGTCGCCGACCGCTTCCCGCAATCCGGGATCGGCGCCGCAGAGGGCATCGACCGCACGCGCCTGCACCAATGGCTGTGCTTCATCGGCACCGAGTTGCACAAGGGTCTGTTCATTCCCGTGCTCGATCGCAAGGCGCCGCAGGAAACCAAGGCCTATGCGCTGGAGAAGAACCTGTCGCGGCTCGACTATCTCGACAACTACCTGAAGGGGCGCGACTTCCTGCTCGACCATTTCAGCGTGGCGGACGCCTATCTCGTCACCGTCATCAACTGGACCATGGCGACGCCGCCGATCGAGCTTGCGAAATGGCCGAACGTGAAGGCCTATTACGAACGTCTGCGCCAGCGGCCCTCGGTCGCGAAAGCGATTGCGGAAGAGTTCGAGCTGTACAAGGCCGAGCTCGCGCGCAAGAAGGCGGCGGCATAG